Proteins from a genomic interval of Colletotrichum higginsianum IMI 349063 chromosome 6, whole genome shotgun sequence:
- a CDS encoding Tyrosine phosphatase, with protein MREHFRDRPAGRDLTGMLASLLQGLAGTDPKDVRSDYMLSRLDAEPERERLLSHARIEAGVNLDHPGFYKMRSMRASCWNVFITGVQEDRGGWEGYVTKALGFSNEGLVSIKGNLRVNKIEY; from the exons ATGCGAGAGCACTTCCGCGACAGGCCTG CTGGACGAGACCTCACCGGCATGTTGGCGAGTCTTTTGCAGGGCCTCGCTGGAACGGATCCAAAGGACGTTCGGTCCGACTACATGCTCTCGCGTCTCGATGCCGAGCCTGAGAGGGAAAGATTGCTCAGCCACGCTCGCATTGAAGCTGGCGTCAACCTTGACCATCCGGGTTTTTACAAAATGCGCAGCATGAGGGCATCATGCTGGAATGTTTTCATCACGGGCGTGCAGGAGGACCGCGGCGGCTGGGAGGGCTACGTGACCAAGGCCTTGGGCTTCTCCAACGAGGGCCTTGTAAGTATCAAAGGTAACCTCCGAGTGAACAAAATCGAGTATTGA
- a CDS encoding tyrosine phosphatase — translation MCCCKHCHRHPSFPPLRWVNIRDLGSVAGSAICPESIYRCGTLEAATEDPEAFEWLATKVKPIFDIRSPRERKHHPAPKFKGVANSQFNSTAFDA, via the coding sequence ATGTGTTGCTGCAAGCACTGTCACCGTCACCCTTCATTCCCTCCGCTTCGTTGGGTAAACATCCGCGATCTGGGATCTGTTGCCGGCTCTGCCATCTGTCCGGAGTCCATCTACCGCTGCGGCACCCTTGAGGCAGCCACCGAGGACCCTGAGGCCTTCGAATGGTTGGCCACCAAGGTCAAACCCATCTTCGACATACGATCTCCCAGGGAGCGCAAGCACCATCCAGCCCCCAAGTTCAAAGGGGTCGCCAACTCACAGTTCAATAGCACGGCTTTTGACGCCTAA